The window CCGGCCGGGTCCGCTGTCGGCGTAGCCGCTCGCCGACCACAGCGGGTGCGGCACGTCGCGGAAGTAGTTCCCCTCCACCAGCACGCCGGCGTTCTCCGTCGACGCCACGCCGTAGAGGGCGTTGCCGAGGAAGTAGTTGTTGTAGACGTGCACCGGCTCGCCGAAGCGGACCCGGGGGTGCCGCTGGCGGCTGTTGTCGAAGAAGTTGTGGTGGATGCTGACCTTCAGCCGGCCCACGTCGGTGGAGGCCGAGCCGTCGGAGTGGCCGATCAGCATGGACTTGTCCGCGTGATCGAAGTGGTTCCACGACACCGTCACGTAGTCGGCGCCCCGGACGATGTCGACCGAGCCGTCCACCGCGCCGGAGAAGCGGTTGTGGTCGATCCAGATGTGGTGCGAGTTCTGGCCGACGTTGACCGCGTCGTCCTCCGCGTTCGTGAAGTTGATGTTGCGGACGATCACGTTGTACGACCGGTAGAAGTCCAGCCCGCCGCCGGTGATCTCGGCGTTGCCGACCCCGACGATGGTCTTGTTCGGGCGTACCCCCTGCTTGCTGGTGATCGCGATCCGCCCGGTCACCTGGATGACCAGCGGGCCCACCGTGTCGATGTGTTCCAGGAAGTCCGCGGCGTTGGTCGCGGTCACCGTCGGCCCGCCGGCGCCGCCGGTGGTGCCGTTCTGGCCGAGGGCCGCCACGGCGGCGAAGCCGTCCGGGCCCGCGACGGCCGGCACCGGCGCGACGGAGGCCGGCGCGGCGAGGGCCGTGGTCCTGCCGGGCCCGGCACCCGCCGGGACGATGGTCGGCACGCTCGCGGCCGGGTCGAGGGTGTACGGGTAGTACCCGCGCGGGTCCGGCACCGTGCCCCGGGTCTCGATCGCGTGGTTGCAGGCGACCAGGATGTTGCCCCGCTCGACGATGCGGCCGAGGTCGCCGCTGAAGTCGACCCGGCCCGGATTGTTCACGCTGTAGAAGTAGTTGTTCTCCATCAGCACGGCGGCGTCGTACGTGGAGGCCACCCCGTAGCTGTTGTCGTTGTAGTGGTTGTTGTAGACGTGTGCGAGCGCGGAGAAGCGCACCCGCGGGTTGCGCTGGTCGGAGCGGTCGAAGAAGTTGTGGTGGTACGTGACCCGCAGCCGGCCGATGTCCTGCGGGCCGGCGTCCTCGTCGTGGCCGAGCAGCAGCGTCTTGTCGTGGTCGTGGAAGTGGTTCCAGGAGACCGTGACGAAGTCCGAGCCGCGCTTGATGTCGACCGCGCCGTCGTCGCCGTCGGAGAACTCGTTGTGGTCGATCCAGATGTGGTGCGAGAACATCTGGACGTTGATCAGGTCGTCGGTCGCGCCGGTGAGGTGCAGGTTCCGGATGATGATGTTGTGCACCGCGTTCGCCGGGGGCGAGGTCACGTCGTCGTCGACGGGCACGCCGATGTTGAGCCCTCCGCCGGCGAGCGTCGCGTCGTCGCCGAGACCGACGATCGTCTTGTCGGAGGCGACGTTCCACATCCCGTCGTTGCCGCCGGCGGGCAGCGTGATGGTGCCGGCGACCTGGACGACGTACGGCCCCGGGCGGGCGATGTGGTCGAGGAACTGCGCGGTGGTGGTGACCGTGACGACCGGCCCGCCGGCGCCACCGGTGGTCCCGTTCTGGCCGAGGGCGTGGACGCTGGCGAACCCGTCCGCCGCCGCAGCCGGAGCAGGGCCGGGCGCCGTCCGCGAGGCGGTGCCGGCCGCTGCCTGCGGGGCGGTCCCGGATGCCGCTGCGGCCGGAGCGTTGCCGGATGCGGCCGTCGGGGCGGGTGGAGCCGGCGGGGTGGTCGGGAGCGCGGCGTTGGCCGGTGACGCCGGTGCCACCAGTGCGGCGGCGAGGCCGACGGCGGCGAGCAGCCGTCGGCGACGCCCGGGCCGTGGCGGCCCGTCCGGGTTGAGGGTCGTGAGCATGAGGTTCCGCCTTTCTCGTACGGCGGATCGCCGGAGCCGGCGCACGACGGGCCGCGTGCCGTTCGGATGCTGGGGCACGGTCGCGCGGGTTCGGGTGCCTGGGCGCGGTCGCGCGGGACCGGACGCGAGTGGGGACTGGTTCGCGTCGGGGTTGCGGACCGGCACCGGCGATCAGCCAGGTGATGGACGGCGGAAAGCGCTTTCCGAGCACCATGCTAGGCAGCCCGTCTGATCGAAGTCAATCGATCGGCCCTGCCCCCGTCGCGCGCACCTCGCGCCGTCGATCCTGGCGGTCCGCACTCCGTACGTGTGCTCCGTGCGGGTGCTCTGTGCTCTGTGCGTGCGCTCTACTGCTCTGTGCGGGTGCTCCGTGCTCGAGTAGGCACCAGCCCAGCGACACTTTGGCCCCGCGACCAATCCGCCATCACGCGCACGGACACCAAGGAAGCGAGCTGCCAACCCACGGGTGCGCTGCACCCGTGCAGGCCCGGAGATCTTGGTACGTACGTGCCCCCATAGGGGCCGTTTCTCGCCAAGATCCGGTCTGCGCGTCGAGGGACGCGACGCAGCGGACACGGGGCAGCGGAAAGCGGGCAGCGACGCAAGCAGCGGGCAGCCGACAGCCACGCGGGCAGCGGGCAGCGACGAGGGGCAGCCGCAACGGAGTCCACCCGCGCGACGGCGGCTGCGGCACCGTAGCGGCTGCTACACGGTGGTGACGGTGGGCCGGTCAGTCGGTGGCGGCGGCGCGGCGGCGGGCCTCGCGGGTCTTCATGGCGTGCTCCATCAGCGTGATGAGCACCTCCTTGCTGGACTCCCGCTGCCGCGCGTCGCAGAGCAGCACCGGCACGCCCGGGTCGAGGTTGAGCGCCGCCTGCACCTCGTCGAGCCGGTACTGCCGGCTTCCCTCGAAGCAGTTGACCGCCACCACGAACGGCGTGCCCCTGCCCTCGAAGTAGTCGATCGAGGGGAAGCAGTCGGCCAGCCGCCGGGTGTCGGCCAGCACCACCGCGCCGAGCGCGCCGAGCGCCAGCTCGTCCCAGACGAACCAGAACCGGTCCTGGCCAGGGGTGCCGAAGAGGTAGAGCACCAGGTCGTCGCTGATGGTGATGCGGCCGAAGTCCATCGCCACGGTGGTGGTCGTCTTGCTCTCCACCCCGGAGAGGTCGTCGATGCCGACGCCGGACTCGGTCAACACCTCCTCCGTACGCAGCGGACGCGTCTCGCTGACCGCACCGACCATGGTGGTCTTGCCCACGCCGAAGCCACCCGCGACGAGGATCTTGATCGCGGTGGGCAGTGGCGTCGCTCCCGCCGGCCGCTCAGAGTGCCCGTAGTCCATTGATTACCGCCTCGAAAACGCTGTTGTCGGGAAGGCCGGCTGTGGTGTGCGGCTCGCGTACCTGCACCAGGCTGCGGGCCGCCAGGTCACCGAGCAGGACCCGGATGGTGCCCACCGGCAGGTCCAGGTGGGCGGCGATCTCGGCGACGGACTGGATCCGCTGGCAGAGCCCGACTATCGCCAGGTGCTCCGGGCCCAGTCCGACCTCCGGGATCACGTCCGCACGGGTCGCCGTCACCAGGGAGATCAGGTCGAACGTGCCGGTGACCGGCCGGGCCCGGCCGCGCGTCATCGCGTACGGGCGCACGACCGGGCCGGCATGGTCGTCGACCCACTGGTGCTCCGAGGACTCCCCCTGCACCGTCATCGCGGCTACTTCTCGCCGGTCTGCTGCTCGCCGGTCCGCGAGGGCGACGCCACGTACTTGCCGACGCGGGTGACCAGCATCGCCATCTCGTAGGCGATCAGGCCGACGTCGGCGTCCTCGCTGGCGAGGACGGCCAGGCAGGCGTTGCGCCCGGCCGCCGTGACGAACAGGAACGACGACTGCATCTCGATGATGGTCTGCTGCACCTGCCCGCCGCCGAAGCGCTTGCCCGCGCCCCGGGCCAGGCTCTGGATGCCGGCCGCCATGGCCGCCAGGTGCTCGGCGTCGTCCCGGCCCAGCCCTCGCGAGGCGGCCATCAACAGGCCGTCCGTAGAGAGCGCGACCGCGTGGTCGGCCTGCTTCACCCGGCCGACCAGATCATCCAGCAACCACGTCAGGTCGGCACTCGAAGCCGTCTTCTGCGCCACTCGTCGTCCTCTTCTCCCCCGGCTGTTGTCGCCGTGCTCGTCTCGGCTGACCGCTGCGGTGCGGGGATCCCCCGCACCGCGACGGCACCGGTCAGGTCGCTTGCAGGTCGTCGCCGGCGTCGGGTTCCTCGCCGGCCTCGGTTCGGCTGTCGCCCGCTCCACCGAGCAGCCGGGCGGCGTCGGTACGGCCCCGCCGGGTGCCGGTCTGGTAGGAGCTCATCATCCGGCGTACCTGCTCCGGCGGGCGCGCCATGTCCTCGTCCCCGTCGTCGTCCCCGCCGGCGGCCGGATCGTCGCGGAGTTCCGGCACGATGCTGGCCTGCCGGACCCGGACCGGCAGGCCCGAGTCGGTACGCGCCGTCACCTGGCGGGCCGTCGGCGCCGGACCGCCGGTCGTCGTGGAGCCGGTGGCCGCCTCCGGTGCGGGGGTCCCCGTCGTGTCGGGCGCCTCCGCCGGCGCGGGCCGGGCGGCCACGGGCAGGCCGGTCGGGAAGGTCGGGCCGTCCAGGGCGTACTGCTCGGAGCCGCCACGGGGACGCACGGGCAGCCGCGGGTCGAGGGCCGGGCCCGTCGTCGGCAGGCTCCGGCCGCGCGACCGGGTCGGCAGGGCGCCACCGTCGGCGTCCCCGGAGGCGGCGGCCTCGGCGTCCGGTGCCGGGCGGGGGCGGGGCGCGAGCGGCTCGGCCAGTGCCACCGGCGCCGTGGCGAGCGGCGGCTCGGCGGCGGGCGGCGCCTGACCGGACGCGCCGGCCACCGGGACGCCGGCGGGCAGGCCGGCCGGGAACCCGCCGGAGGTGCTCGGGTCCTCGTCGGCGGCGGTGACCAGCTCGGCCGGGATCAGCACGACGGCGGTGGTGCCGCCGTACGCGGACTCCTTGAGCTGCACCCGTACGCCGTGCCGCTCGGTCAGCCGGCTGACCACGTAGAGCCCGAGGCGGGAGGCGTTGGCCAGGTTCAGCTCGGACTGGTCGACGATCCGGTGGTTCGCGGCGGCGAGGTCCTCCTCGCTCATGCCCAGGCCACGGTCCTCGATTTCGATGGCGAAGCCGTTGGCCACCTGCTGCCCGCGCACCTCGACCGAGGTGTGCGGCGGGGAGAACGACAGCCCGTTCTCGATCAGCTCCGCGAGCAGGTGGATGACGTCGCCGACCGCGCGGCCGGTGAGCGAGACCGCGCCGAGGGGCAGCACGTTGACCCGGGTGTAGTCCTCGACCTCGGCGACAGCGCCCCGGACGACGTCGACCATGGGCACGTTGCGCCGCCAGGCGCGGCCCGGGGTGGAGCCGGAGAGCACGATGAGGTTCTCCGCGTTGCGCCGCATCCGGGTGGCGAGGTGGTCGACCCGGAACAGGTCCTCCAGTTCCTCGGCGTCGTGCTCGCGACGCTCCATCGCGTCGAGCAGGGTGAGCTGGCGGTGCACCAGCGCCTGGGTGCGCCGGGCCAGGCTGAGGAAGACCTCGCGTACGTTGCGGCGCAGGTCGGCCTGCTCGACGGCGGTGCGGATGGCGGTCTCCTGCACGGCGTTGAACGCCTTGCCCACCTGGCCGATCTCGTCGTCGCCGAACTCGAGCGGAGGCGCCTCCTTGGCGATGTCGACCTCCTCGCCGTGGCCGAGCCGCTCGACGACGCTGGGCAGCCGCTCGTTGGCCAGCCGGATGGCGGCCTCGCGCAGCCGCTCCAACTGCTGCACCAGGGCCCGCGCGGTGGTGATCGACACGACGATCGAGGCGACGACGGCGAGCAGGCCCAGACCGGCGGCCAGCACCAGCCGCAGGACGACGCCGACGGCGATCGGCGCGGCCCGCTCGACGAGCGCGTCACCGGCCTCGATGATGAAGCGCTGCTGCTCGCCGACCACCACGTCGGCCGCCGCGCGCCACTCCGCCGCCGACACGGGTGGCGCGCCGCCCGCCCGTCCCTGCACGACGCGGTCCTCCAGGGACCGGAACGCGGTGTACGCCTCGCCGCCGACGAGTGCCTCGTAACGGGCCCGGTCGCCGCTCGACAGGTCGGTACGGACCTGGCTGTCCAGGTAGCGCTGGGCGCCGGTGGCGCGGGCGAAGGCGGCGGTCTCCTCGGGCGTCATCCGGCCGGCGGCCAGGGCGCCGGTGACGAGGGCGTCCTCCTGCGACATGAGTTCACGGATCCGGACGAGCTGGATCAGCGCCGCGGTCTCCCGCGTGAACTGTTCGTCGTCCAGGTTGCCCAGCGACCCGTACATCCGCAGGACCGAGTCGATGAGTTCGGTGTACTCCCGGGTGGCGGCGGCGCGGTCCACCTGGCGGTCGCGGATGGACTCGCGTACGGCGGCGAGCCGGTCCAGCCCGCTGACGACCGTGTCGATCTGCCGCTGGCTCTCGTCGGCTGCCAGGTCCACCCGCCAGCTGCTGACGGACTTGCGGAAGTCGTCGGCGACGCCCTCGGTCCGCCGCCACTGCGCGTCGAGCTGCTCCCGCTCGGCCGCGCCCGAACCGCCCAGGTACGCCGCGGACGCCCGGCGTTCCGCCTGCAACTCGAGCACCAGCGGCTCACCCGGCTGGGCGACCTGGGCGTCGAGCACCTGCACCCAGAGGAGACTGACGCCCTCCCGGAGGGTCACCCACGCGGCGAACGCCCACAGCGCAACGAGTGAGGCCAGCAGAGCCACGACTTTCCGGCGCAGATTGGAGCTGCGGGAACCCATTTAAAACCATCCCTGGCGGGGAGTCTGATTCATCCGATCGGCGGTTTCCGCATGGCGCTTCGACCGACCCGGCGCACGGTAGCAGTGTCCCGACGATCACTCAAGCAGTGCTGATCATGACCGGTGCGTCATCGGGGGCACCGGGTCGCGGGGCTCACCGTCCTGCGTGGCCGCTCAGCCGCGCCAGGTGCCGCGCCGCGAGCACGGCGGCCCGCACGATGAGCACCGGGTGGTAGAGATCCTTGTCATGCCACAGTGGAACGCCGTCACCGTCCTCGTCGCGATGCTCATCGAGGTAGGCGAGCGCGCGGCGCACGGCGGTGGCGAGGCCCGGCCGGGGCGTTCGCCCCGTGCCGAGCAGCACCTGGAGGGCGTACGCGGTCTCCTCCGGCGTGCCCGTCCACAGCCCCCACGAGCCGTCGTCGCGCTGGGTGTCGCGCACCCAGTCGGCCGCCCGGTCGAGCCGGCCGCCGGTGGTGTCGGGCGCGTACTCGGCGAGGCCCGCCGCGACGCTGGCCGTCGCGTAGTACGGCGAGGCGTGCCAGCGGTCCGTCCAGCTGCCGTCGGCGAGCTGACCGTCCACCAGCCAGCCGGCCACCCGCCGCGCCACGTCGGCGTACGGGCGGCCCGGACGGTGCCGGGCATGCCAGCCGAGCGCCTCCAGGACGTGGGCGTTCGTGGTGACCGACGCGCCGTCCTCGCCCTGCCAGGTGCAGAAGTGCGTGCCCGTGTCGTACGCCAGGAGGCTGTCGGGCGCCATCGGGCGGCCGAGCCGGGCCAGCGCGAAGAGGGTGACGGCGGTGGTGTCGGCGTCCGTCGGGAGGCCGGGCGAGGTGGCCGCGCCCGTCGGTCCGAGCGCGGCGGCCAGGCTGCCGGTCAGCTCGGCGGGGACGTCCGCCGCCGCGCCGACCCGGGCCAGCCCGCTGAGCACCCAGGCCCGCTCGAACACGGCGATGGGTGTCGTGCACGGCACGGGCCCGCCGCCCCGCACCACGGCTCCGGTCAGGTACTCCAGCGCGCTCCGGTCCGCGCCGGGACGGGCGGGATCGCCCAGCCAGGCTGCGGTGGCTGCGGGCGAGGCCCCGACGGCGCCGGACACGGGCCGGGCCGGCAGGCCCACCCGTGCCCGCTCGTCGAGCACCTCGAAGGCGTGCCACAGCTTCTCCGGTACGGGCCCGCCCGCGGCGAGGAGCCGCCCGACCGCCTCGGCCCGGTGCCGGGTCATGCCGTGCGGCATCGGCAGCGCCGCCGGCCGCCCGGGTGCCGCCGTGCCGTCGAGGAGCGCGTCGACGCGGTCGATCAGGGCGGGCACGATCAGGTCGACGCCCGGCATGTCCGGCACGGGCTCGGCGGCGACTAGCAGCCGGTCCCGCAGCACCGCGACGCCCCGGTCCACGGCCGTCGAGAGCCGGTGCGCCTCCCGTGGGCGGGCGCGCCCCGGCGTGCGCAGGGCGCTCAGCAGCGCCTCCACCGCGCTCAGGGTCGGCACCAGGCCGTATGCGCCCGGCGCCCCCCACCCGCCGTCGGCGCGCTGGGCGGCCAGCAGGTGACGCAGCCGCTCGGCGTGCCCCGGCAGCCAGGGGGCGTCGCTGACCAGCCGACCGGTCTCGTAGACCGAGGGCGAGACCGTGCCGTCGGGGGCGGCCAGCATCGCCGCCACCAGTTCTCGGCCGGCGACGGCGAGCGCGGCGCCTCCCGAGTCCCGGACGGCGACCGGGGCCGCCGTCACGACATGCCCCAGAAGTCGGCCAGCTGGTAGAAGCCGCTGCTGAAGCCGACCTGCCGGGCCAGGTAGTCCGCCTCGCGCGGGCAGGTCTCCCGGAGCGGGTCCAGCATCCGGTGGCAGGTGTCCACCAGCTCGGCGAGCCGCTGCTCCACCTCGGCGCGGTCCTCGACCAGCAGCAACGCGTTCAGGTCGCCCCAGCGCACGTCCCGCTCGTAGGTGCCGAGGTCGTTGACGAGGCGCAGGGCGCGCTGCACCTGGTCGCTGACCGCGACCAGCTCGTCCAGCCGGGCGAGGGTGGCCTCGTCGCCGGTGTAGAGCCAGTGCGCGACGTTGACGATCGTGCAGGCGTGGTTGTCGGCGTTGTCCAGGTACGCGTCGAGGCTCGGCAGGGACGACCGGTCCCCGGGCCGCCAGGCCGCCTTCCACTCCCACTCGCGGGCCATCGCCCGCACCGTCGCGTCCACCCGGTCCCGCCACAGCGGACGGTGCGCCGCGAAGGCGTCGGACGTCGCCAGCTCACCCTGGAGCGCGGCCAGGTAGCCGCCGAGGTGGTCGTCGGCGGCGGGCGGCTCGCCGGCGGCCACCGCGAGGCAGCGCGCGACGAGGCCGTCGACCTCGTCGCGGGAGCGCGCCCGGTGGTCGATCAGCCAGTCGAGGGCGAAACCCCACAGCACGGTCCGGTTCGCGGCGCGCAGTTGCCCGGCCGTGCACCACGGGGCGCCGAAGGCGATGGCCAGCGAGATGTTGGCGAACAACATGGTGTCGAACGGGTCGGCGGGAAACAGTTCGGGGTGCGCCGCGGCCGACGCCTGGAGGTCGCGTTGGCCGCGTACCGCCAGGCCGCAGATCCGGCCCTGTTCCTGCGCGTCCCGCATCTCGTCGCGCCCGCCCGGCGTCGCGTCGCGCGACCGGTCGGGCGTCACCGCGGTCACGCCGGCCGCCGCTCGTGGACCGGGGTCAGCGCCATGACCACCGGCCGGCCCGGACGCAGGGTCGCCGCCAGCTGCTTGGGCGGCATCCCGGCGTCGCGCAGCCGGAAGCGGTACCGGCTGAGGATCGTCGCGACCACCAGCGGAGCCTCCAGGTTGAACAGGTACATGCCGAGGCACTGGTGCGGGCCGCCGCCGAACGGGAAGTACGCGTACCGGTGCTCCCGCCGCGGCTGGTCGCCACGGAACCGGTCGGGATCGAAGGTGTCCGGGCGGTCCCAGTACCGGGCCAGCCGTTGGGTGACGTAGGAGCTGACGGCGACGATGCTGCCGGCTCTGATCCTGGCGCCGCCGATGACGTCGTCCGCCACCGCCGTGCGGGGCACCAGCCACCCGGCGGGGTACATGCGCAGCAGCTCGTCGACCACCGACCGGGTGTAGGTGAGGGCGAGCAGCTGCTCCCGGCTGATCACCCGGTCCGCGCCCACCACCTCGTCCAGCTCGGCGTAGAGCCGGCCGGCCACCTCCGGGTTGGCGTCCAGGATCGGCCACAGCCAGGTCAGTACGGCGTACGTCGTCTCCGTCGCGGTGGCGAACATGGACACCACGTCGTCGCGGACCCGTCGCTCCCCGAGCGGGCGGCCGTCGTCGTCGCGGGCGTTCGCCAGGGCGGCGAGCAGGTCGTCGCCGTCGCGCGGGTGGGCCCGCTCGGCCCGCACCAGGGGCAGCATGATGTCGTCGACGACGCCGATGGCGCGGCGCAGGGCGCGGTCGCCCGGCACCGGTACGGCGTCGGGCACGAAGGGCAGGAGCAGGCGGGCCCGCAGCGCCGTCACGATGGTGTCCTGGGCGGCCACGATCCGCAGCTGGTCGGCGAGGCTCACCCGGTCGGCGAAGAAGACGCTGCTGATCGCCCGGCAGATGACCCGGCCCAGCTCGGCGCCGGCGTCCAGCCACCGGCCGGTGCGGGCCGGCTCGTCGAACTCGTCGACGGCCTCGCTGACGG is drawn from Micromonospora sp. NBC_01740 and contains these coding sequences:
- a CDS encoding pectate lyase family protein; this encodes MLTTLNPDGPPRPGRRRRLLAAVGLAAALVAPASPANAALPTTPPAPPAPTAASGNAPAAAASGTAPQAAAGTASRTAPGPAPAAAADGFASVHALGQNGTTGGAGGPVVTVTTTAQFLDHIARPGPYVVQVAGTITLPAGGNDGMWNVASDKTIVGLGDDATLAGGGLNIGVPVDDDVTSPPANAVHNIIIRNLHLTGATDDLINVQMFSHHIWIDHNEFSDGDDGAVDIKRGSDFVTVSWNHFHDHDKTLLLGHDEDAGPQDIGRLRVTYHHNFFDRSDQRNPRVRFSALAHVYNNHYNDNSYGVASTYDAAVLMENNYFYSVNNPGRVDFSGDLGRIVERGNILVACNHAIETRGTVPDPRGYYPYTLDPAASVPTIVPAGAGPGRTTALAAPASVAPVPAVAGPDGFAAVAALGQNGTTGGAGGPTVTATNAADFLEHIDTVGPLVIQVTGRIAITSKQGVRPNKTIVGVGNAEITGGGLDFYRSYNVIVRNINFTNAEDDAVNVGQNSHHIWIDHNRFSGAVDGSVDIVRGADYVTVSWNHFDHADKSMLIGHSDGSASTDVGRLKVSIHHNFFDNSRQRHPRVRFGEPVHVYNNYFLGNALYGVASTENAGVLVEGNYFRDVPHPLWSASGYADSGPGRAVQRHNVYVGSGAPETNGTVVEPRTYYPYSLDPAADVPALVLAGAGTGRI
- a CDS encoding GTP-binding protein, whose product is MDYGHSERPAGATPLPTAIKILVAGGFGVGKTTMVGAVSETRPLRTEEVLTESGVGIDDLSGVESKTTTTVAMDFGRITISDDLVLYLFGTPGQDRFWFVWDELALGALGAVVLADTRRLADCFPSIDYFEGRGTPFVVAVNCFEGSRQYRLDEVQAALNLDPGVPVLLCDARQRESSKEVLITLMEHAMKTREARRRAAATD
- a CDS encoding DUF742 domain-containing protein; translated protein: MTVQGESSEHQWVDDHAGPVVRPYAMTRGRARPVTGTFDLISLVTATRADVIPEVGLGPEHLAIVGLCQRIQSVAEIAAHLDLPVGTIRVLLGDLAARSLVQVREPHTTAGLPDNSVFEAVINGLRAL
- a CDS encoding roadblock/LC7 domain-containing protein; translated protein: MAQKTASSADLTWLLDDLVGRVKQADHAVALSTDGLLMAASRGLGRDDAEHLAAMAAGIQSLARGAGKRFGGGQVQQTIIEMQSSFLFVTAAGRNACLAVLASEDADVGLIAYEMAMLVTRVGKYVASPSRTGEQQTGEK
- a CDS encoding sensor histidine kinase; translation: MALLASLVALWAFAAWVTLREGVSLLWVQVLDAQVAQPGEPLVLELQAERRASAAYLGGSGAAEREQLDAQWRRTEGVADDFRKSVSSWRVDLAADESQRQIDTVVSGLDRLAAVRESIRDRQVDRAAATREYTELIDSVLRMYGSLGNLDDEQFTRETAALIQLVRIRELMSQEDALVTGALAAGRMTPEETAAFARATGAQRYLDSQVRTDLSSGDRARYEALVGGEAYTAFRSLEDRVVQGRAGGAPPVSAAEWRAAADVVVGEQQRFIIEAGDALVERAAPIAVGVVLRLVLAAGLGLLAVVASIVVSITTARALVQQLERLREAAIRLANERLPSVVERLGHGEEVDIAKEAPPLEFGDDEIGQVGKAFNAVQETAIRTAVEQADLRRNVREVFLSLARRTQALVHRQLTLLDAMERREHDAEELEDLFRVDHLATRMRRNAENLIVLSGSTPGRAWRRNVPMVDVVRGAVAEVEDYTRVNVLPLGAVSLTGRAVGDVIHLLAELIENGLSFSPPHTSVEVRGQQVANGFAIEIEDRGLGMSEEDLAAANHRIVDQSELNLANASRLGLYVVSRLTERHGVRVQLKESAYGGTTAVVLIPAELVTAADEDPSTSGGFPAGLPAGVPVAGASGQAPPAAEPPLATAPVALAEPLAPRPRPAPDAEAAASGDADGGALPTRSRGRSLPTTGPALDPRLPVRPRGGSEQYALDGPTFPTGLPVAARPAPAEAPDTTGTPAPEAATGSTTTGGPAPTARQVTARTDSGLPVRVRQASIVPELRDDPAAGGDDDGDEDMARPPEQVRRMMSSYQTGTRRGRTDAARLLGGAGDSRTEAGEEPDAGDDLQAT
- a CDS encoding prenyltransferase/squalene oxidase repeat-containing protein, whose translation is MTAAPVAVRDSGGAALAVAGRELVAAMLAAPDGTVSPSVYETGRLVSDAPWLPGHAERLRHLLAAQRADGGWGAPGAYGLVPTLSAVEALLSALRTPGRARPREAHRLSTAVDRGVAVLRDRLLVAAEPVPDMPGVDLIVPALIDRVDALLDGTAAPGRPAALPMPHGMTRHRAEAVGRLLAAGGPVPEKLWHAFEVLDERARVGLPARPVSGAVGASPAATAAWLGDPARPGADRSALEYLTGAVVRGGGPVPCTTPIAVFERAWVLSGLARVGAAADVPAELTGSLAAALGPTGAATSPGLPTDADTTAVTLFALARLGRPMAPDSLLAYDTGTHFCTWQGEDGASVTTNAHVLEALGWHARHRPGRPYADVARRVAGWLVDGQLADGSWTDRWHASPYYATASVAAGLAEYAPDTTGGRLDRAADWVRDTQRDDGSWGLWTGTPEETAYALQVLLGTGRTPRPGLATAVRRALAYLDEHRDEDGDGVPLWHDKDLYHPVLIVRAAVLAARHLARLSGHAGR
- a CDS encoding terpene synthase family protein, coding for MRDAQEQGRICGLAVRGQRDLQASAAAHPELFPADPFDTMLFANISLAIAFGAPWCTAGQLRAANRTVLWGFALDWLIDHRARSRDEVDGLVARCLAVAAGEPPAADDHLGGYLAALQGELATSDAFAAHRPLWRDRVDATVRAMAREWEWKAAWRPGDRSSLPSLDAYLDNADNHACTIVNVAHWLYTGDEATLARLDELVAVSDQVQRALRLVNDLGTYERDVRWGDLNALLLVEDRAEVEQRLAELVDTCHRMLDPLRETCPREADYLARQVGFSSGFYQLADFWGMS
- a CDS encoding cytochrome P450; this encodes MLPGLLRDPLGQLVAMADAAPGEVLRLNLGTIRPYLVTEPAHVQYVLRDNAANYTRGGQSMLWRPVRRLTGDGIMSDGPEWQASRGRMQPHFTAKRIDSLVDSMSQAVSEAVDEFDEPARTGRWLDAGAELGRVICRAISSVFFADRVSLADQLRIVAAQDTIVTALRARLLLPFVPDAVPVPGDRALRRAIGVVDDIMLPLVRAERAHPRDGDDLLAALANARDDDGRPLGERRVRDDVVSMFATATETTYAVLTWLWPILDANPEVAGRLYAELDEVVGADRVISREQLLALTYTRSVVDELLRMYPAGWLVPRTAVADDVIGGARIRAGSIVAVSSYVTQRLARYWDRPDTFDPDRFRGDQPRREHRYAYFPFGGGPHQCLGMYLFNLEAPLVVATILSRYRFRLRDAGMPPKQLAATLRPGRPVVMALTPVHERRPA